One Bradyrhizobium zhanjiangense DNA segment encodes these proteins:
- a CDS encoding phosphomannomutase/phosphoglucomutase: MFPKPKSVLLPNTYAFESEPMVKPTGFREYDARWLFQKEINLMGVQALGMGLGALIAELGVKQEIVTGHDFRGYSASIKYALISGLMAAGCKVHDIGLAVTPMAYFAQFDLDVPCVAMVTASHNDNGWTGVKMGANRPLTFGPDEMTRLKEIVLNAEFKNKAGGSYQFHENYPARYIADLTSRPKLTRKLKVVAACGNGTAGAFAPQVLEAIGCEVIPLDTELDHTFPKYNPNPEDMEMLHAIRDAVLHHKADVGLGFDGDGDRCGVVDNTGEEIFADKVGVMLARDMSAIHKEAQFVVDVKSTGLFVTDPVLQKQGAKVAYWKTGHSYMKRRTNEMGALAGFEKSGHFFFNKPFGRGYDDGLVSAIAICDMLDRAPGKSMADLKNALPKTWSSPTMSPHCADEVKYGVIDKVVKHFEGLQAKGAKIGGQSIRDLVTVNGVRVTVEDGSWGLMRASSNKPELVVVVESPVSEQRMHDMFEMVNSVLRTHPEVGEYNQKI; this comes from the coding sequence ATGTTCCCGAAGCCGAAATCCGTATTGTTGCCCAACACCTATGCCTTCGAATCCGAGCCGATGGTGAAGCCGACGGGCTTTCGCGAGTACGACGCGCGCTGGTTGTTCCAGAAGGAAATCAACCTGATGGGTGTGCAGGCGCTCGGCATGGGGCTGGGCGCGTTGATCGCCGAGCTCGGTGTCAAGCAGGAGATCGTCACCGGCCACGATTTCCGCGGCTATTCGGCCTCGATCAAATACGCGCTGATCTCCGGCCTGATGGCGGCAGGTTGCAAGGTGCACGACATCGGGCTTGCGGTGACGCCGATGGCCTATTTCGCGCAGTTCGATCTCGACGTGCCCTGCGTCGCCATGGTGACAGCCTCGCACAACGACAATGGCTGGACCGGCGTGAAGATGGGCGCCAATCGCCCGCTGACCTTCGGTCCCGACGAGATGACGCGGCTGAAAGAGATCGTGCTCAATGCCGAGTTCAAGAACAAGGCCGGCGGCTCCTATCAATTCCACGAGAATTATCCGGCGCGCTATATCGCCGACCTCACCTCTCGTCCGAAGCTGACGCGCAAGCTGAAGGTCGTCGCAGCCTGCGGCAACGGCACCGCCGGCGCGTTCGCGCCGCAGGTGCTGGAGGCGATCGGCTGCGAGGTGATCCCGCTCGACACCGAGCTCGACCACACCTTCCCGAAATACAATCCGAACCCTGAGGACATGGAGATGCTGCACGCGATCCGCGACGCGGTGCTGCATCACAAGGCCGATGTCGGCCTCGGCTTCGACGGCGACGGTGACCGCTGCGGCGTTGTCGACAACACCGGCGAGGAGATCTTCGCCGACAAGGTCGGCGTGATGCTGGCGCGCGACATGTCGGCGATCCACAAGGAGGCGCAGTTCGTCGTCGACGTGAAGTCGACCGGCCTGTTCGTCACCGATCCCGTGCTGCAGAAGCAGGGCGCGAAGGTCGCCTATTGGAAGACCGGTCATTCCTACATGAAGCGTCGCACCAACGAGATGGGCGCGCTGGCGGGCTTCGAGAAGTCGGGCCACTTCTTCTTCAACAAGCCGTTCGGCCGCGGCTATGACGACGGCCTGGTCTCGGCGATCGCGATCTGCGACATGCTCGACCGCGCGCCGGGCAAGTCGATGGCGGACCTGAAGAACGCGCTGCCGAAGACCTGGTCGTCGCCGACCATGTCGCCGCATTGTGCCGACGAGGTCAAATACGGCGTCATCGACAAGGTGGTGAAGCACTTCGAAGGCTTGCAGGCGAAGGGCGCCAAGATCGGCGGCCAGTCGATTCGCGATCTCGTCACCGTCAACGGCGTGCGCGTCACGGTCGAGGACGGCAGCTGGGGCCTGATGCGCGCCTCTTCCAACAAGCCCGAGCTCGTCGTCGTGGTCGAGAGCCCGGTCTCCGAGCAGCGCATGCACGACATGTTTGAGATGGTGAACAGCGTGCTGCGCACCCATCCCGAAGTCGGCGAGTACAATCAGAAGATTTGA
- the nudC gene encoding NAD(+) diphosphatase → MSAFDAFPLGQPAFVTNVLDRAAHLRRDDEKLFAMEQKPSSRAYVVYRDSLLVKREGDKVRALLGIDEALKCGANPGTVFLGLRDGAAMFGMGMSQAAAEKLVGRDDYTVTELRGMAMQGALPPQELSAIAMAKSMVGWHQRHGYCANCGARTSMKEGGWKRDCPACKAEHFPRTDPVVIMLVASGGKCLLGRQKQFPPGMYSCLAGFVEAAETIEDAVHREILEESGIRCTDVQYYMTQPWPYPSSLMIGCSARALNEDIVVDRMELEDARWFTREEAALMLTRTHPDGLAGPHPFAIAHHLLGRWVHDKSGA, encoded by the coding sequence ATGTCAGCATTCGACGCGTTTCCGCTGGGACAGCCGGCCTTCGTCACCAACGTCCTCGACCGCGCCGCGCATCTGCGCCGCGACGACGAGAAGCTGTTCGCGATGGAGCAGAAGCCGTCATCGCGCGCCTATGTCGTCTATCGCGACTCGCTCCTGGTGAAGCGCGAGGGCGACAAGGTTCGGGCGCTGCTGGGAATCGACGAGGCGCTGAAATGCGGCGCCAATCCCGGCACGGTCTTCTTGGGGCTGCGCGATGGCGCGGCGATGTTCGGCATGGGAATGTCGCAGGCGGCGGCCGAGAAGCTGGTCGGCCGCGACGACTACACCGTGACCGAGCTGCGCGGCATGGCGATGCAGGGCGCGCTGCCGCCACAGGAGTTGTCGGCGATCGCGATGGCGAAGTCGATGGTGGGCTGGCATCAGCGCCACGGCTATTGCGCCAATTGCGGCGCACGCACCAGCATGAAGGAAGGCGGCTGGAAACGCGACTGCCCCGCCTGCAAGGCCGAGCATTTTCCGCGCACGGATCCCGTCGTGATCATGCTGGTCGCCTCCGGTGGCAAATGCCTGCTCGGCCGTCAGAAGCAGTTTCCGCCCGGCATGTATTCGTGCCTCGCCGGCTTCGTCGAGGCAGCCGAGACCATCGAGGACGCGGTGCACCGCGAAATCCTGGAGGAGTCCGGGATCCGCTGCACCGACGTGCAGTATTACATGACCCAGCCCTGGCCCTATCCGTCGTCGCTGATGATCGGCTGCAGCGCGCGGGCGCTGAACGAGGACATCGTCGTCGATCGCATGGAGCTGGAAGACGCGCGCTGGTTCACGCGCGAGGAGGCCGCTCTGATGTTGACGCGGACGCATCCGGACGGGCTCGCCGGCCCGCATCCGTTCGCGATCGCCCATCATCTGCTCGGCCGCTGGGTGCACGACAAGAGCGGCGCTTGA
- a CDS encoding PfkB family carbohydrate kinase, producing MTATGLAPRILCIGIPVRDLTFRVEAVPERGSKANASQLAEICGGNALNAAIAIARLGGRVAFAGPMGDAGETSSGFILERMAQEGIETTHIVRMPGLATPVSAIMIEPSGERTLTIYRDPALWTVKLADADELLADCRAVLVESRCASFANSLCTEARRRGIAVIVGVDRAMSLQDGLLTTASHLLFASEQAQETAGIADDGEALKRLTGLTPAFLAATRGPLGTIWLNEVGELEQTPAFPIQAVDTLGAGDVFHGAFALRLAEGKGARQALRFAAAAAALKCGRHGGGLAAPQRVEVEEFLSEQPAAMPGRPPTL from the coding sequence ATGACCGCAACGGGACTCGCGCCGCGCATCCTCTGCATCGGCATTCCCGTGCGCGACCTCACCTTTCGCGTCGAGGCCGTGCCCGAACGCGGCAGCAAGGCGAACGCGAGCCAGCTTGCGGAGATCTGCGGCGGCAACGCGCTCAATGCCGCGATCGCCATCGCCCGTCTCGGCGGCCGCGTCGCGTTCGCCGGACCGATGGGCGATGCCGGCGAGACGTCGAGCGGCTTCATCCTCGAACGGATGGCGCAGGAGGGCATCGAGACCACGCACATCGTGCGCATGCCGGGCCTGGCCACGCCGGTCTCGGCGATCATGATCGAGCCCTCCGGCGAGCGGACCCTCACGATCTATCGTGATCCCGCTTTGTGGACCGTGAAGCTGGCGGACGCGGACGAATTGCTCGCCGATTGCCGCGCGGTCCTCGTCGAAAGCCGCTGCGCTTCGTTCGCGAACTCGCTCTGCACTGAGGCGCGCCGGCGCGGCATTGCCGTCATCGTCGGCGTCGACCGCGCGATGTCGTTGCAGGACGGCCTGCTCACGACAGCCTCGCATCTGCTGTTCGCCAGCGAACAGGCGCAGGAGACCGCCGGCATTGCCGACGACGGCGAGGCCTTGAAGCGCCTGACCGGGTTGACGCCGGCCTTCCTCGCCGCCACCCGCGGCCCCCTCGGCACGATCTGGCTGAACGAGGTAGGCGAGCTGGAGCAGACGCCAGCCTTCCCGATCCAGGCGGTCGATACGCTCGGCGCCGGCGACGTCTTCCATGGCGCCTTCGCGCTTCGCCTCGCCGAGGGCAAGGGGGCGCGGCAGGCGCTGCGATTCGCCGCGGCCGCCGCAGCGCTGAAATGCGGCCGTCATGGTGGTGGCCTAGCCGCCCCACAACGCGTTGAAGTTGAAGAGTTTTTGAGCGAGCAGCCGGCGGCGATGCCCGGCCGGCCGCCAACATTATAG
- a CDS encoding Lrp/AsnC family transcriptional regulator — MTDLAVQIPETSRRLDAIDRKILMVLQEDASLSVAEIGDRVGLSSTPCWKRIQRLEADGVIIKRVALVDQNKIGLGISVFVSVESSDHSDAWLKRFAEAVSAMPEVMEFYRMAGDVDYMLRVVVADMQAYDVFYKKLISAVPLKNVTSRFAMEKIKSVTALPIPAVVAA; from the coding sequence ATGACCGACCTTGCCGTCCAGATCCCCGAGACCAGCCGCCGCCTCGATGCCATCGACCGCAAGATCCTGATGGTCCTCCAGGAGGATGCCTCCCTCTCCGTCGCCGAGATCGGCGATCGCGTCGGCCTGTCCTCGACCCCCTGCTGGAAGCGCATCCAGCGGCTGGAGGCCGACGGCGTGATCATCAAGCGCGTCGCCCTCGTCGACCAGAACAAGATCGGGCTCGGCATCTCCGTGTTCGTCTCGGTGGAGAGCTCCGACCATTCCGACGCCTGGCTGAAGCGGTTCGCCGAAGCCGTCAGCGCCATGCCGGAGGTGATGGAGTTCTATCGCATGGCCGGCGACGTCGACTACATGCTGCGCGTCGTGGTGGCGGACATGCAGGCCTATGACGTGTTCTACAAGAAGCTGATCAGCGCCGTGCCGCTGAAGAACGTCACCTCGCGCTTCGCGATGGAGAAGATCAAGTCGGTCACCGCGCTGCCGATCCCGGCGGTGGTGGCGGCTTAG
- a CDS encoding acyltransferase family protein, protein MARSGTIAAGGRSKAPSAVRVDWVDYAKGICIVMVVMMHSVLGVELAAGQTGFMHVAVAFAKPFRMPDFFLISGLFLSLVIDRDWRTYLDRKVVHFAYFYVVWVTIQFGFKAPAFAAETSWRDVGLLYLESFIEPFGTLWFIYLLPIFFVVTKLTRKIPPLAIWLVAAALETARVTTGWTVIDEFCARFVYFYSGYLFAPYVFALSDRARKHPAFALAALATWVLVNAGLVTFGASEWKIVSLVLGFAGACAIITMGTLLARAQWLNFLRFCGEHSIVIYLAFFLPMAATRTLLLRTGVIADIGTVSLVVTVLGVLGALAIWQVALRLNASFLFERPDAFWIAPKKAGAVLQAAE, encoded by the coding sequence ATGGCACGATCAGGCACAATCGCTGCGGGCGGGCGTTCCAAGGCCCCTTCTGCCGTGCGTGTCGACTGGGTCGACTACGCCAAGGGCATCTGCATCGTCATGGTCGTGATGATGCATTCGGTCCTCGGGGTCGAACTCGCCGCCGGACAGACCGGCTTCATGCACGTCGCCGTGGCCTTCGCAAAGCCATTCCGGATGCCGGATTTCTTCCTGATTTCGGGCCTGTTCCTGTCCCTGGTGATCGACCGAGACTGGCGAACCTATCTCGACCGCAAGGTGGTGCATTTCGCCTATTTCTATGTCGTCTGGGTGACAATCCAATTCGGCTTCAAGGCGCCGGCCTTCGCGGCGGAAACGAGCTGGCGCGACGTTGGGCTGTTGTACCTCGAATCCTTCATCGAGCCGTTCGGCACGCTGTGGTTCATCTATCTGCTGCCGATCTTCTTCGTCGTCACAAAACTGACACGCAAAATCCCGCCGCTCGCGATCTGGCTCGTCGCCGCCGCGCTGGAGACGGCGCGCGTCACGACGGGCTGGACCGTCATCGACGAGTTCTGCGCGCGTTTCGTTTATTTCTATTCAGGCTATCTGTTCGCGCCTTACGTGTTCGCCCTGTCGGATCGCGCACGGAAGCATCCGGCCTTTGCGCTTGCAGCGCTCGCGACCTGGGTATTGGTCAATGCCGGACTGGTCACATTCGGCGCCAGCGAATGGAAGATCGTCTCGCTCGTGCTGGGCTTCGCCGGTGCCTGCGCCATCATCACGATGGGCACGCTGCTCGCGCGCGCGCAATGGCTGAATTTCCTCCGCTTCTGCGGCGAGCATTCGATCGTGATCTACCTCGCCTTCTTCCTGCCGATGGCGGCGACGCGGACGCTGCTGCTACGCACGGGCGTCATCGCCGATATCGGCACGGTGTCGCTGGTCGTCACGGTTCTCGGCGTGCTCGGAGCGCTCGCGATCTGGCAGGTCGCGCTGCGGCTCAACGCCAGCTTCCTGTTCGAGCGGCCGGACGCGTTCTGGATCGCGCCGAAGAAGGCGGGGGCGGTGTTGCAGGCGGCGGAGTGA
- a CDS encoding TIGR02281 family clan AA aspartic protease: MRNIVIFAAVMIGLGTFMAQMADKMSSASATSVPRTTVAVASTAPAGGRSLAISRDGRGHFQAEGRIEGQRIGFMVDTGASVVALNETSAARFGLRPSRSEYTATVSTANGTIKAARTRIAMLEVGGLIVRDVDAMVLPDAALSENLLGLSFLSRLKRFEYANGQMVLEQ; the protein is encoded by the coding sequence ATGCGTAACATAGTGATCTTCGCGGCCGTCATGATCGGCCTCGGCACCTTCATGGCCCAGATGGCGGACAAGATGAGCTCCGCCTCCGCCACCTCGGTGCCGCGCACGACGGTGGCAGTCGCCTCCACCGCGCCTGCCGGCGGCCGCAGCCTGGCCATTTCCCGCGACGGTCGCGGTCATTTCCAGGCTGAGGGCCGGATCGAGGGCCAGCGTATCGGCTTCATGGTCGATACCGGCGCCTCCGTGGTCGCGCTGAACGAGACCTCGGCCGCACGCTTTGGCCTGCGTCCCTCGCGCAGCGAGTACACTGCCACCGTCTCGACCGCCAACGGCACCATCAAGGCCGCGCGCACCCGCATCGCCATGTTAGAGGTCGGCGGCCTTATCGTGCGTGACGTCGATGCCATGGTGCTGCCGGACGCAGCGCTGTCGGAGAACCTGCTCGGCCTCTCCTTCCTGTCCCGTCTGAAGCGCTTCGAATACGCCAACGGCCAGATGGTGCTCGAGCAGTAG
- the hrpB gene encoding ATP-dependent helicase HrpB: MPRSFDTPLPIDAVLDDLSRTLEAHNAAVLVAPPGAGKTTRVPLALLDAPWAKGKKIIVLEPRRIAARASADRMAKSLGERTGETVGYRVRFGSKISRATRIEVVTEGIFTRQILDDPELSGIAAVLFDEFHERSLDADMGLALARDAQTGLREDLRILVMSATLDGARVARLLGEAPVVESEGRAYPVETRYLGRKADAPVERQMADAIASALRAESGSVLAFLPGAAEIRRTENFLGERVQDASIEIVPLFGALDAAVQDRAIAPAPKGTRKVVLATSIAETSLTIEGVRIVVDSGLARVPRYEPDIGLTRLETVRASRAAVDQRRGRAGRTEPGVCYRLWDEPQTASLAPYTQPEILSADLSSLVLDLAQWGVAEPTALSFLDPPPQPAWKEAKSLLAELNALDGDGRITAEGKSLRALALPPRLARMIVDSHRAGGGEAAAEIAAIITERGLGGDSVDLEHRRDQFRRDRSPRAASARDLARRWASQVAASETAGQQEDLSTGLMLAYAFPDRVARNRGNGSFVLANGRGASVEQTSSLARAPYIAIGEMTGTAASGRILLAAQITQDEIERHFAEHIESADEISFDRGAMALRARRKRALHAITLAEATLAVSPSEDTARIFADGLIAAGLDRLPWSKAAKQWRDRVMFLRKAEGDSWPDLSDNGLIARRDDWLVPALYDKIALKDISAGDLSDALMALLPWEMRARLDREAPTHFEAPTGSMLAIDYEAEQGPTIAVRLQELFGLNTHPSIAAGKVPLVLELLSPAQRPVQVTRDLPGFWRGSYSAVRSDLRGRYPRHPWPDDPASALPTRRAKPRGT, encoded by the coding sequence TTGCCCCGCAGCTTCGACACGCCCCTCCCGATCGATGCCGTGCTCGACGATTTGTCGCGCACGCTGGAGGCGCACAACGCGGCCGTGCTGGTGGCGCCGCCGGGTGCGGGCAAGACCACGCGGGTGCCGCTGGCGCTGCTGGATGCGCCCTGGGCCAAGGGTAAGAAGATCATCGTGCTGGAGCCGCGCCGCATCGCGGCGCGCGCCAGTGCCGATCGCATGGCAAAATCGCTCGGCGAGCGTACTGGCGAGACCGTCGGCTATCGCGTCCGCTTCGGTTCCAAGATCTCGCGCGCGACGCGCATCGAAGTGGTGACCGAAGGTATTTTCACCCGCCAGATCCTCGACGATCCCGAACTCTCCGGCATCGCCGCCGTTCTGTTCGACGAATTCCACGAGCGCTCGCTCGATGCCGACATGGGGTTGGCGCTGGCGCGCGACGCGCAAACCGGCCTGCGCGAGGATCTCCGCATCCTCGTGATGTCGGCCACGCTCGATGGCGCGCGCGTGGCAAGATTGCTCGGCGAGGCGCCCGTCGTCGAGAGCGAGGGCCGCGCCTATCCGGTCGAGACGCGTTATCTCGGCCGCAAGGCAGACGCGCCGGTGGAGCGGCAGATGGCCGACGCCATCGCATCCGCGCTGCGCGCCGAGAGCGGCTCGGTGCTGGCGTTCCTCCCCGGCGCCGCCGAGATCCGCCGTACCGAGAACTTCCTGGGCGAACGCGTCCAGGACGCTTCCATCGAGATCGTGCCGCTGTTCGGCGCGCTCGATGCCGCCGTGCAGGACCGCGCCATCGCGCCGGCGCCCAAGGGCACACGCAAGGTGGTGCTGGCAACATCGATCGCCGAGACCTCGCTCACCATCGAAGGCGTGCGTATCGTCGTCGATTCCGGTCTTGCCCGCGTGCCGCGCTACGAGCCTGACATCGGGCTGACCCGGCTCGAGACCGTGCGCGCCTCGCGCGCGGCGGTGGACCAGCGCCGCGGCCGCGCCGGCCGCACCGAGCCTGGTGTCTGCTATAGGCTCTGGGACGAGCCACAGACGGCTTCGCTCGCGCCTTACACCCAGCCGGAAATCCTCAGCGCCGATTTATCGTCGCTGGTGCTCGATCTTGCGCAATGGGGCGTCGCCGAGCCCACTGCGCTGTCGTTCCTCGATCCGCCGCCGCAGCCGGCCTGGAAGGAAGCCAAGAGCCTGCTTGCCGAGCTCAACGCCCTCGATGGCGACGGCCGCATCACCGCGGAGGGCAAGAGCCTGCGCGCGCTGGCGCTGCCGCCGCGGCTGGCGCGCATGATCGTGGATTCGCATCGTGCAGGCGGCGGCGAGGCTGCGGCCGAGATCGCGGCGATCATCACCGAGCGTGGGCTCGGCGGCGACAGCGTCGATCTCGAACACAGGCGCGACCAGTTCCGCCGTGATCGCTCGCCGCGCGCGGCGAGCGCGCGTGACCTGGCGCGGCGCTGGGCCTCGCAGGTCGCGGCCTCGGAGACGGCGGGGCAGCAGGAGGATCTCTCCACCGGCCTGATGCTCGCCTATGCCTTTCCGGACCGTGTCGCGCGCAACCGCGGCAATGGCAGCTTCGTGCTGGCCAATGGCCGCGGTGCTTCCGTCGAGCAGACCTCCTCGCTCGCCCGCGCGCCCTACATCGCGATCGGCGAAATGACGGGAACGGCGGCGAGCGGACGCATCCTGCTCGCCGCGCAAATCACGCAGGACGAGATCGAGCGGCATTTCGCCGAGCATATCGAGAGTGCCGACGAGATCTCGTTCGATCGAGGCGCGATGGCGTTGCGGGCGCGGCGCAAGCGCGCGCTGCATGCGATCACGCTCGCCGAGGCGACACTTGCCGTGTCGCCCTCGGAGGATACGGCGCGCATCTTCGCGGATGGCCTGATCGCCGCGGGCCTTGACCGGCTGCCCTGGTCGAAGGCCGCCAAGCAATGGCGCGACCGCGTGATGTTCCTGCGCAAGGCCGAAGGCGACAGCTGGCCCGATCTCTCCGACAACGGACTGATCGCGCGCCGCGACGACTGGCTGGTCCCCGCGCTCTACGACAAGATCGCGCTCAAGGACATCTCCGCCGGCGATCTCTCCGATGCGCTGATGGCGCTGCTGCCGTGGGAGATGCGTGCGCGCCTCGACCGCGAGGCGCCGACGCATTTCGAGGCGCCGACCGGAAGCATGCTCGCGATCGACTACGAAGCCGAGCAGGGGCCGACTATCGCGGTGCGGCTGCAGGAGTTGTTCGGCCTCAACACCCATCCCTCGATCGCCGCCGGCAAGGTGCCGCTGGTGCTGGAATTGCTGTCGCCGGCCCAGCGCCCGGTGCAGGTGACGCGCGATCTGCCCGGCTTCTGGCGCGGCAGCTACAGCGCGGTACGCTCCGATCTGCGCGGCCGCTATCCGCGCCATCCCTGGCCCGACGATCCCGCCAGCGCGCTGCCGACCCGGCGAGCGAAGCCGCGGGGGACGTGA
- a CDS encoding HIT domain-containing protein has product MPEPAWSLHSRLKEDTIDIGDLPLSKVLVIKDAHYPWLLLVPRRPDAVEIIDLDEVQQAQLMTEISRVSRALKEITKCDKLNIAALGNLVPQLHVHVIARRTSDAAWPRPVWGVMPPLAHDATEVQNFISALRRKIWLG; this is encoded by the coding sequence ATGCCCGAACCCGCCTGGTCGCTGCACTCCCGCCTGAAAGAGGACACTATCGACATCGGCGATTTGCCGCTGTCGAAGGTGCTGGTCATCAAGGACGCGCATTATCCCTGGCTGCTGCTGGTGCCGCGGCGGCCTGACGCGGTCGAGATCATCGATCTCGACGAGGTGCAACAGGCACAGCTGATGACCGAGATCTCCCGCGTCTCGCGCGCGCTGAAGGAGATCACCAAATGCGACAAGCTCAACATCGCCGCGCTCGGCAATCTCGTGCCGCAGCTTCACGTTCACGTCATCGCGCGCCGGACCAGTGACGCGGCCTGGCCGCGGCCGGTGTGGGGCGTGATGCCGCCGCTGGCGCACGACGCCACTGAAGTGCAGAATTTCATCAGCGCGCTCCGCCGCAAGATCTGGTTGGGTTGA
- a CDS encoding UDP-glucose dehydrogenase family protein: MRIAMIGTGYVGLVSGACFADFGHDVTCVDKDEKKIAGLHRGEIPIYEPGLDELVANNVKAKRLDFTTDLSKPVAEADAVFIAVGTPSRRGDGHADLSYVYAAAREIAQSLTGFTVVVTKSTVPVGTGDEVERIIRETNPSADVVVASNPEFLREGAAIRDFKFPDRIVVGTSDERGRKVMGDIYRPLSLNQAPLMFTARRTAEMIKYAANAFLATKITFINEIADLSEKAGANVQEVARGIGLDNRIGTKFLHAGPGFGGSCFPKDTKALIKIAQDYDVSLRIVESVLAVNENRKRAMARKVSQALGGSLRGKTIAVLGLTFKPDTDDMRDAPSIPLVTGLIDMGANVKAFDPVGMEQARSELPNITYCEDAYTCAQGADALVIVTEWVQFRALDLDRLKATMAKPVVVDLRNIYRPEDMEAAGFVYESIGRPSVQG; this comes from the coding sequence ATGCGCATCGCGATGATCGGCACGGGCTATGTGGGACTGGTGTCCGGGGCCTGCTTTGCGGATTTCGGTCACGACGTCACCTGCGTCGACAAGGACGAGAAGAAGATCGCTGGCCTTCATCGCGGCGAAATCCCGATCTACGAGCCCGGGCTGGACGAGCTGGTCGCGAACAATGTGAAAGCCAAGCGGCTGGACTTCACCACCGACCTGTCCAAGCCGGTCGCGGAGGCCGATGCCGTCTTCATCGCGGTCGGCACGCCCTCGCGCCGCGGCGATGGTCACGCCGACCTCTCCTATGTCTACGCGGCCGCCCGTGAGATCGCGCAATCGCTCACCGGCTTCACCGTCGTGGTGACGAAGTCGACCGTGCCGGTCGGCACCGGCGACGAGGTCGAGCGCATCATCCGCGAGACCAATCCGTCGGCCGACGTCGTCGTCGCCTCCAACCCCGAATTCCTGCGCGAAGGCGCCGCGATCCGCGACTTCAAATTCCCCGACCGCATCGTGGTCGGCACCTCCGACGAGCGCGGCCGCAAGGTGATGGGCGACATCTATCGTCCGTTGTCGCTGAACCAGGCGCCGTTGATGTTCACGGCGCGCCGCACCGCCGAGATGATCAAGTACGCCGCCAACGCGTTCCTGGCGACCAAGATTACCTTCATCAACGAGATCGCCGATCTCTCGGAAAAAGCCGGCGCCAACGTCCAGGAAGTCGCGCGGGGCATTGGCCTCGACAACCGCATCGGCACCAAATTCCTGCACGCGGGTCCCGGCTTCGGCGGCTCGTGCTTCCCGAAGGACACCAAGGCGCTGATCAAGATCGCGCAGGACTACGACGTCTCCTTGCGCATCGTCGAATCCGTGCTCGCCGTCAACGAGAACCGCAAGCGCGCGATGGCGCGCAAAGTGAGCCAGGCGCTCGGCGGCTCGCTGCGCGGCAAGACCATCGCGGTGCTCGGCCTCACCTTCAAGCCCGACACCGACGACATGCGCGATGCGCCGTCGATCCCGCTGGTGACCGGCCTGATCGACATGGGCGCAAATGTGAAGGCGTTCGATCCCGTCGGCATGGAGCAGGCCAGGAGCGAGCTGCCCAACATCACCTATTGCGAGGATGCCTATACCTGCGCGCAAGGTGCCGACGCGCTCGTCATCGTCACCGAATGGGTGCAGTTCCGTGCGCTCGATCTCGACCGGCTGAAGGCGACCATGGCAAAGCCCGTCGTCGTCGACCTCCGCAACATCTACCGCCCCGAGGACATGGAAGCCGCCGGCTTCGTCTACGAGAGCATCGGCCGCCCGTCGGTGCAGGGCTGA